The following coding sequences lie in one Saccopteryx bilineata isolate mSacBil1 chromosome X, mSacBil1_pri_phased_curated, whole genome shotgun sequence genomic window:
- the TIMM17B gene encoding mitochondrial import inner membrane translocase subunit Tim17-B, with protein sequence MEEYAREPCPWRIVDDCGGAFTMGVIGGGVFQAIKGFRNAPVGIRHRLRGSVNAMRIRAPQIGGSFAVWGGLFSTIDCGLVRLRGKEDPWNSITSGALTGAVLAARSGPLAMVGSAMMGGILLALIEGVGILLTRYTAQQFRNAPPYLEDPSQLPSKDGTPASGYPSYQQYH encoded by the exons ATGGAGGAGTACGCTCGGGAGCCCTG CCCATGGCGAATTGTGGATGATTGCGGTGGAGCCTTCACTATGGGTGTCATCGGTGGCGGAGTCTTCCAGGCCATCAAGGGCTTTCGCAATGCCCCTGTC gGAATTCGGCACCGATTGAGAGGTAGTGTCAACGCCATGAGGATCCGAGCCCCTCAGATTGGAG gtAGCTTTGCAGTGTGGGGGGGCCTGTTCTCCACCATTGACTGTGGCCTGGTGCGCCTGCGGGGCAAGGAGGACCCCTGGAACTCCATCACCAGTGGGGCGTTGACCGGGGCTGTTCTGGCTGCCCGCA GTGGCCCATTGGCCATGGTGGGCTCGGCAATGATGGGGGGCATCCTGTTGGCCCTTATCGAGGGTGTTGGCATTCTCCTCACTCGCTACACCGCCCAACAGTTCCGCAATG CACCCCCGTACCTGGAGGACCCCAGCCAGCTTCCCTCTAAGGATGGCACCCCGGCCTCGGGCTATCCCAGCTATCAGCAGTACCACTGA